The Anoxybacillus flavithermus genome has a segment encoding these proteins:
- a CDS encoding phytoene desaturase has translation MKKIIVIGAGPGGLAAAMLLAARGYDVSVFEKKPYVGGRNGRFELGEYRFDIGPTFLSMPHIIEELFAASGRNIHDYIQLVELDPMYELVFNDVKLAMTMNREEMKKRIATLFPGNEHGYEKFINENERKLQALAPILQSKMDRLYHYLRPSVVKALPQLTLSQTLYDVLSRYFDDERLRLAFTFQAKYLGMSPWECPGAFSILSYMEHAYGIYHVIGGLSEIPKAMARIVEEYGGRVYVNEGVRKLWIDGTTVKGVVLENGETVEADEVIINADFAHAMTNLVDDGVLRKYRKEKLQSKKYSCSTFMMYVGVNKPVDLAHHTIIFADDYKRNVDEITKDKKIPDDPSIYVQNAAVTDRTVAPEGKSALYILAPVPNNTSGIDWEKEKEAFRQNIWDTLAKKLGWGRMESYIECEKIITPSDWENDMFVYEGATFNLGHQLSQMMVFRPHNRFEELRHCWLVGGGTHPGSGLPTIFESARITANGILQADRQPLIPVGPLPKRREL, from the coding sequence GTGAAAAAAATTATTGTCATTGGAGCGGGGCCCGGAGGACTTGCTGCTGCGATGTTGCTTGCCGCAAGAGGATATGACGTGTCTGTATTTGAAAAAAAACCGTACGTAGGTGGACGGAATGGACGGTTTGAGCTTGGTGAATACCGCTTTGATATTGGTCCAACGTTTTTGAGTATGCCTCATATTATTGAAGAATTGTTCGCTGCATCAGGACGGAACATACACGACTATATCCAACTTGTTGAATTGGATCCGATGTATGAGCTCGTTTTTAACGATGTGAAGTTGGCGATGACAATGAATCGGGAAGAAATGAAAAAACGAATAGCGACGCTATTTCCTGGAAACGAACATGGTTACGAGAAGTTTATAAACGAAAACGAGCGGAAGTTGCAGGCGTTAGCACCGATTTTACAAAGTAAAATGGATCGATTGTATCACTATTTGCGTCCGAGCGTGGTAAAAGCGTTGCCACAATTGACGTTGTCACAAACATTATATGATGTATTAAGTCGATATTTCGATGATGAACGGCTTCGGCTAGCGTTCACATTTCAAGCGAAATATTTAGGGATGTCTCCTTGGGAGTGTCCGGGGGCATTTTCTATTTTGTCATATATGGAGCACGCATACGGCATTTACCATGTCATCGGTGGGCTGAGTGAGATTCCAAAAGCGATGGCGCGCATTGTTGAGGAATATGGGGGACGTGTATATGTGAACGAGGGAGTGCGAAAGCTTTGGATTGATGGAACGACCGTAAAAGGAGTCGTGTTAGAAAATGGCGAAACAGTGGAAGCGGATGAAGTCATTATTAATGCTGATTTTGCTCATGCGATGACTAACTTAGTTGATGATGGTGTGTTAAGAAAATATCGTAAAGAAAAACTACAATCAAAGAAATATTCATGCTCGACGTTTATGATGTATGTTGGGGTCAATAAGCCTGTTGATCTTGCCCATCATACGATTATATTTGCCGATGATTACAAGCGGAATGTGGATGAAATTACGAAAGATAAAAAAATTCCCGATGATCCTTCTATTTATGTGCAAAACGCTGCAGTGACTGACCGGACGGTTGCTCCAGAAGGAAAAAGCGCCCTTTACATTTTAGCTCCTGTTCCAAACAATACGAGCGGAATTGATTGGGAAAAAGAGAAAGAGGCGTTTCGACAAAACATATGGGACACGTTAGCTAAAAAATTAGGATGGGGACGTATGGAATCGTATATTGAATGTGAAAAGATAATCACTCCTAGCGATTGGGAGAATGATATGTTCGTTTATGAAGGGGCGACATTTAATTTAGGACATCAACTGTCACAAATGATGGTATTCCGTCCACATAATCGCTTTGAAGAATTAAGACATTGTTGGCTTGTTGGTGGCGGGACGCATCCAGGGAGCGGGTTGCCGACTATTTTTGAATCGGCTCGTATTACAGCAAACGGTATATTACAAGCTGACCGTCAACCGCTTATTCCTGTTGGACCTCTACCGAAACGGAGGGAATTATAG
- a CDS encoding ornithine--oxo-acid transaminase → MHFKYVIYVTIEIGGIDVKTTQIIELTEKYGANNYHPLPVVLSKGEGVWVEDPEGNRYMDMLSAYSAVNQGHRHPRIVQALIEQANKITLTSRAFHNDQLGPWYEKVAKLTNKEMVLPMNTGAEAVETAVKAARRWAYDVKGVPADQAEIIVCEDNFHGRTMTAVSMSSNPEYKRGFGPMLPGIKVIPFGDVEALKQAITPNTAAFIFEPIQGEAGINIPPEGFLKAAYDVCKQHNVLYIADEIQSGLGRSGKMFACDWEEVEPDMYILGKALGGGVFPISCVAANRDILGVFNPGSHGSTFGGNPLACAVSIAALDVIVEEKLPERSFELGQYFQEKLREINHPDIKEVRGRGLFIGVELHVPARPYCEKLQQEGLLCKETHDTVIRFAPPLVITKEELDWAIEKVKKVFEQ, encoded by the coding sequence ATGCACTTCAAGTATGTTATATATGTGACGATCGAAATAGGAGGGATTGACGTGAAAACAACACAAATCATCGAACTAACAGAAAAATACGGTGCAAATAACTATCATCCACTTCCAGTCGTCTTATCAAAAGGCGAAGGTGTATGGGTAGAAGATCCAGAAGGTAATCGTTATATGGATATGTTAAGCGCTTACTCAGCGGTCAACCAAGGACATCGCCATCCGCGCATCGTACAAGCGCTTATTGAACAAGCAAATAAAATTACATTAACATCGCGCGCATTTCATAACGACCAGCTCGGGCCATGGTATGAAAAAGTGGCAAAATTAACGAACAAAGAGATGGTTTTACCGATGAACACAGGAGCGGAAGCGGTCGAAACAGCCGTCAAAGCTGCGCGCCGTTGGGCGTATGACGTCAAAGGCGTTCCTGCCGACCAAGCGGAAATTATCGTTTGTGAAGACAATTTCCACGGACGGACGATGACAGCTGTATCGATGTCATCGAACCCAGAATATAAACGCGGATTCGGTCCGATGCTTCCTGGCATTAAAGTCATTCCATTCGGTGATGTAGAAGCACTCAAACAAGCCATTACACCAAATACAGCAGCGTTTATTTTCGAACCAATTCAAGGGGAAGCAGGCATTAACATCCCACCAGAAGGATTTTTAAAAGCGGCATACGACGTATGTAAACAACATAACGTGTTATACATCGCCGATGAAATTCAATCCGGTCTTGGCCGCTCAGGTAAAATGTTTGCGTGCGACTGGGAAGAAGTCGAACCAGACATGTACATTCTCGGTAAAGCGCTCGGTGGTGGCGTATTCCCAATTTCATGCGTAGCTGCAAATCGCGATATTCTCGGCGTATTCAACCCAGGCTCACACGGATCGACATTCGGTGGTAACCCGCTTGCTTGTGCCGTTTCGATCGCTGCGCTTGATGTAATCGTAGAAGAAAAATTGCCAGAGCGCTCGTTTGAGCTCGGTCAATATTTCCAAGAAAAATTGCGCGAAATCAACCATCCAGACATTAAAGAAGTGCGCGGCAGAGGATTGTTTATCGGCGTTGAATTGCACGTCCCTGCTCGTCCATACTGCGAAAAGCTACAACAAGAAGGGCTATTATGTAAAGAAACGCATGATACGGTCATCCGTTTCGCTCCGCCGCTCGTCATTACAAAAGAAGAGCTCGACTGGGCGATTGAAAAAGTGAAAAAAGTATTTGAACAGTAA
- a CDS encoding AMP-dependent synthetase: MNVPLVLTHFLDRAVSLYGDKVGVISEGKSLTYRELSERVNQLSHGLSDLGVKKGDRVAYLAPNTLEMLEGFYGVFQTGAIMVPLNIRLKPDDYVFILNHSESKVLFVDYELYHLIAPIKDELQTIEYIIVHGKTDDIHEIAYDTWLAQYTKEPFERPDIDENDVCSLLYTSGTTGNPKGVMLTHRNNYLHALSTMHHLRVSDRDVYLHILPMFHVNGWGAPFYYTANGATHVCLRKAIPETIFEYVNQYKVTVMHMAPTVLNTLLQYYEQHVPTIEHDVRVVIAGSAPPPAFVTRVEKELGWEFIQVYGMTESSPLSTVSTIRAHLDHLPLSDQYRMKAKAGYAMIGCEVKVVDEHGEQVPRDGKTIGEVIVRSNGVMAGYWKNPEATMETIRNGWLHTGDMATIDAYGNIDIVDRKKDIIISGGENISSIEVEGVLYEHPAVLEAAVIAVPHEKWGETPHAFVVVRPGKEVTEQELIAFSREKLAHFKAITGVTFVQELPKTASGKIQKVHLRNEYWQSLGKTGRYVN; the protein is encoded by the coding sequence ATGAATGTGCCATTAGTATTAACGCATTTTTTAGACCGTGCCGTATCGCTTTATGGCGATAAAGTTGGCGTGATTAGCGAAGGGAAGTCGCTTACATATCGCGAGCTTAGTGAGCGCGTCAATCAGTTGTCGCACGGGTTAAGCGATTTAGGAGTAAAAAAGGGGGATCGTGTCGCTTATTTAGCGCCAAATACGTTAGAGATGCTCGAAGGGTTTTACGGTGTATTTCAAACAGGAGCAATTATGGTGCCGTTAAACATTCGTTTAAAGCCAGACGATTACGTATTTATTTTAAATCATAGTGAAAGTAAAGTATTGTTCGTTGATTATGAGTTATATCATTTAATTGCACCGATTAAAGACGAGCTACAAACGATTGAGTATATTATTGTACATGGAAAAACAGACGACATTCATGAAATCGCTTACGATACATGGCTTGCGCAGTATACGAAAGAACCGTTTGAACGTCCGGATATTGACGAAAATGATGTATGTAGTTTGCTATATACGAGCGGAACGACAGGAAATCCAAAAGGGGTCATGCTCACCCATCGCAACAACTACTTGCATGCGTTAAGTACAATGCACCATTTGCGCGTGTCAGACCGCGATGTATATTTGCACATTTTGCCGATGTTTCACGTAAACGGCTGGGGGGCGCCGTTTTATTACACAGCGAACGGAGCGACGCACGTTTGCTTGCGGAAAGCGATTCCTGAAACCATTTTTGAGTACGTCAATCAATATAAAGTAACCGTTATGCATATGGCGCCGACGGTGTTAAATACGCTTTTGCAATATTATGAGCAACATGTACCGACAATTGAGCATGATGTGCGTGTCGTTATTGCAGGATCTGCTCCGCCACCAGCGTTTGTGACGCGTGTGGAGAAAGAATTAGGTTGGGAGTTTATTCAAGTATACGGCATGACGGAATCGTCGCCATTAAGCACGGTGTCGACGATTCGTGCGCATCTCGACCATTTACCGCTTAGCGATCAATATCGAATGAAAGCAAAAGCAGGCTATGCGATGATTGGCTGTGAAGTGAAAGTCGTCGATGAACATGGTGAACAAGTGCCGCGTGACGGGAAAACGATCGGGGAAGTCATTGTGCGCAGTAACGGGGTGATGGCAGGGTATTGGAAAAATCCAGAAGCAACAATGGAGACGATTCGCAACGGTTGGCTGCATACAGGAGACATGGCGACGATTGATGCATACGGAAACATCGACATTGTTGACCGAAAAAAAGATATTATTATTAGTGGTGGGGAAAACATTTCATCAATTGAAGTGGAAGGGGTGTTGTACGAGCACCCAGCTGTGCTTGAAGCAGCTGTCATCGCCGTTCCGCATGAAAAATGGGGCGAAACGCCGCATGCGTTTGTCGTCGTCCGTCCGGGAAAAGAAGTGACGGAACAAGAGTTGATTGCCTTTTCACGTGAAAAACTTGCTCATTTTAAAGCGATTACCGGGGTGACATTCGTTCAAGAATTGCCAAAAACTGCATCGGGAAAAATCCAAAAAGTACATTTGCGCAACGAATATTGGCAATCGCTTGGGAAGACGGGAAGATATGTGAATTAA
- a CDS encoding phytoene desaturase yields MKVAIVGGGIGGMMTALLLAKRGAHVTIFEKNDRLGGRLSFIERDNFRIDAGPTIVLLPNKLRSFLSEVGVAEDEFELVPCDPMYTIHFADGISYTKYADEAKQMEEISRLFPGEEKGFQRFIDEMRNNFTEGERLILEKSFIKRKTFFTKETLSLFSRMRAYQSVKTSMSRYFQDERLQLAYSLQTLYIGGNPYTTPSLYSLVSFSEHAHGVYYVKGGYASLVSLLARKLEEAGVTVRLQTQVDRYEVNGSRVEGLYAKGEVNRFDAFVMNTDEPTMVTKKRDWVPSSSCVLLYMGLKKTYDARIHQFFLPSDFTKHMDDVFVRKVVPKDPSFYTFYPSAVDRSLAPEGKSVLYVLIPVPAGRHIDWTKQDRWLARMVDEVERRAFPNMKQEIEWLHVRTPLDAQKEGLYHGGMFGIAPTLFQSGPFRPQVKSVRYENVYAVGASVHPGGGVPVVMQGAKLCVEQLLRDWSE; encoded by the coding sequence GTGAAAGTCGCGATAGTTGGTGGCGGGATCGGTGGGATGATGACGGCGTTATTGCTTGCGAAGCGCGGCGCACATGTGACGATTTTTGAAAAAAACGACCGGCTTGGCGGGCGACTTTCGTTTATAGAGCGAGACAATTTTCGTATTGATGCTGGTCCAACGATTGTACTATTGCCGAACAAGCTACGCTCATTTCTTTCTGAGGTAGGCGTAGCGGAAGACGAGTTTGAGCTTGTTCCGTGCGATCCGATGTATACGATTCATTTTGCGGACGGCATATCGTATACAAAGTACGCAGACGAAGCAAAACAAATGGAGGAGATTTCTCGATTGTTCCCGGGAGAAGAAAAAGGGTTTCAACGTTTCATAGATGAGATGAGAAACAATTTTACAGAAGGTGAACGTCTCATTTTAGAAAAATCGTTTATAAAGAGAAAAACGTTTTTTACGAAAGAGACGTTATCACTTTTTTCTCGTATGCGAGCCTATCAATCTGTAAAAACGAGCATGAGCCGCTATTTTCAAGATGAACGATTGCAGCTTGCTTATTCGTTACAGACGTTATATATTGGAGGAAATCCATATACGACCCCGTCTCTTTATTCCCTCGTTTCGTTTAGCGAGCACGCGCACGGCGTGTATTACGTAAAAGGTGGATATGCGAGTCTCGTTTCTTTGCTTGCGAGAAAGCTAGAAGAGGCAGGGGTAACGGTTCGATTGCAAACGCAAGTGGATCGATATGAAGTGAATGGATCGAGAGTGGAGGGGCTTTATGCAAAAGGCGAAGTGAACCGTTTCGATGCATTTGTCATGAATACAGATGAACCGACGATGGTGACAAAGAAACGAGATTGGGTTCCTTCATCTAGTTGTGTTTTACTTTATATGGGACTTAAAAAAACATATGACGCACGAATTCATCAATTTTTTCTACCTTCTGATTTCACAAAACATATGGATGACGTCTTTGTTCGAAAAGTTGTCCCGAAAGATCCGTCATTTTATACGTTTTATCCGTCAGCGGTCGATCGTTCGCTCGCGCCTGAAGGGAAGAGCGTGTTATATGTATTAATTCCTGTGCCGGCTGGGCGCCATATCGATTGGACGAAACAAGATCGTTGGTTGGCTCGCATGGTCGATGAAGTGGAGAGACGAGCATTTCCAAATATGAAGCAAGAGATAGAGTGGCTTCATGTTCGTACGCCGCTTGATGCGCAAAAAGAAGGGCTATATCATGGAGGGATGTTTGGAATTGCGCCGACGTTATTTCAATCAGGCCCGTTTCGTCCTCAAGTGAAGTCGGTGCGTTATGAAAACGTATATGCGGTCGGTGCGTCCGTTCATCCGGGCGGGGGAGTGCCAGTTGTGATGCAAGGTGCTAAGTTATGTGTGGAACAATTACTGCGTGATTGGAGTGAGTGA
- a CDS encoding phytoene synthase has protein sequence MNIKQAYAQCEAVTAHHSKTFYRAFSLLPPYDRQAIWAIYAFCRRIDDIVDEGEKPHEQLQQFEKQWQSFLAGHTEDDFMWIALRDVFSRYDMDDEPFWHMIEGQKMDLTVHRYDTFSQLLRYCYCVASTVGLMLLPILAPNAQDELKESAIALGEAMQLTNILRDIGEDVTRGRIYIPREVMERYGVNEQHIFFGQVTSSFIDLWEHLAKEAENRYDDAEKMFFLYPLSARLAVKGAALMYKSILHAVREQQYDVFTTRAFVSEERKKALLQQIGGENVEVG, from the coding sequence GTGAACATAAAACAAGCGTATGCTCAATGTGAAGCGGTGACGGCGCATCATTCTAAAACGTTTTATCGCGCGTTTTCTCTCCTTCCACCTTACGATCGTCAGGCTATTTGGGCAATTTATGCATTTTGTCGTCGCATAGATGACATCGTTGATGAAGGAGAAAAGCCACATGAACAATTGCAACAATTTGAAAAACAGTGGCAATCGTTTTTAGCAGGACATACGGAGGATGACTTTATGTGGATCGCACTTCGCGATGTCTTTTCGCGCTATGATATGGACGATGAGCCGTTTTGGCATATGATTGAAGGACAAAAAATGGATTTAACTGTTCATCGCTATGACACGTTTTCACAATTGCTCCGTTATTGTTATTGTGTGGCAAGCACCGTAGGGTTGATGTTGTTGCCGATTTTAGCACCGAATGCTCAAGACGAATTAAAGGAAAGTGCAATTGCGCTCGGCGAGGCGATGCAGTTGACAAATATTTTACGTGACATTGGTGAGGACGTAACGAGAGGGCGCATTTATATCCCGCGGGAAGTTATGGAGAGGTATGGAGTAAATGAACAACATATTTTTTTCGGTCAAGTGACAAGTTCGTTTATTGATTTATGGGAGCATCTTGCCAAAGAGGCGGAAAATAGATACGACGATGCCGAAAAAATGTTTTTTCTTTATCCGCTGTCCGCGCGTTTAGCCGTAAAAGGAGCCGCGCTTATGTACAAAAGTATTTTGCATGCCGTTCGCGAACAACAATATGACGTATTTACGACGCGGGCGTTCGTTTCGGAAGAACGAAAAAAGGCGTTACTACAGCAAATTGGAGGAGAAAACGTTGAGGTGGGGTGA
- a CDS encoding spore germination protein — MPSYIAGPIKITNVSSDATVNFGDTLQIAPKSSSKSLAGAGGGNTGDFLQTNTFISFTNTIDPDIADGNVKSKG, encoded by the coding sequence ATGCCTTCCTATATTGCAGGTCCAATAAAAATTACGAACGTCAGCAGCGATGCGACCGTCAATTTCGGCGATACGTTGCAAATCGCCCCAAAAAGTTCATCAAAATCGCTCGCAGGTGCTGGCGGTGGAAATACAGGAGACTTTTTACAAACAAATACATTCATTAGCTTTACAAATACAATCGACCCCGACATCGCCGATGGCAACGTAAAAAGCAAGGGATAG
- a CDS encoding GGDEF domain-containing protein: MKLFQTVCRTFADWERWVSDYRLYEYDQLTIFISSLSPSFRMQVDRYVQHHLPQAQLLPMIGDASEQAVICALVFDDCRSDLDEMRQKMKISEQYYRSLFEHNPDIVYSTDLEGNFTSVNPAFERVFGYKAEEILHTNSLDYIKREDIPRVRRYFYRALKGKVQQYNLEIPSKSGEVYLFQIKNVPIIVDGKKVGIYGIGRDITEQKRAEEHIKYIAYHDVDTGLPNRLKFTNIVKQAINEAKETGGTLAVLFIDMDRFKIVNDTIGHYGGDDILKQMAERIKKILPDGAHFGRFGGDKFSLLLTKRTDAQTVIEWTKKLLQHIALPIVYEEKEFFLTASVGVSFYPADGVDAQSLLKNADTAVNRAKQKGGNSVMLYATKMNEQVMYRVELERYLRKALEKNECFLVYQPLLDLVTGKIVGSEALLRWKHPKIGFVSPLEFIPLAEEIGFIHDLGRWVLTEACMQTKKWHDLGFHSLMVSVNVSASQFQHPTFFEDVQRALKQSQLPAHCLHLELTESSMLRNMYYSIQVMKQLQQLGVHVSIDDFGTGYSSLSYLKDLPINTLKIDRSFIYQLHKDRSDIAIVKSIITMGHGLRLKVVAEGVETAEQMKLLKRLKCHYAQGYAIFKPLSAEQFEQQVLQGNAVIQ; the protein is encoded by the coding sequence ATGAAATTATTTCAAACGGTTTGTAGAACGTTTGCGGATTGGGAACGGTGGGTGAGCGACTATCGTTTATATGAGTATGATCAGCTAACGATTTTCATTTCTTCGCTTTCCCCATCGTTTCGCATGCAAGTCGACCGATACGTACAACATCATTTGCCTCAAGCACAACTGCTTCCGATGATTGGGGATGCATCGGAACAAGCAGTCATTTGTGCCCTCGTTTTTGACGACTGTCGGTCGGATTTAGACGAGATGCGTCAAAAAATGAAAATATCTGAACAATATTACCGCTCTTTATTTGAACATAATCCAGACATTGTATATTCCACCGATTTAGAAGGCAATTTTACAAGCGTCAATCCTGCGTTTGAGCGAGTGTTTGGGTATAAGGCAGAAGAAATTTTGCATACGAACTCGCTTGATTACATTAAAAGAGAAGATATTCCTCGTGTGCGCCGATATTTTTATCGCGCGTTAAAAGGAAAAGTGCAACAGTACAATTTAGAAATTCCATCAAAATCAGGAGAAGTGTATTTATTTCAAATTAAAAACGTGCCGATTATTGTTGATGGAAAAAAGGTGGGGATTTACGGCATCGGACGGGACATTACGGAACAAAAGCGGGCGGAAGAACATATAAAATATATCGCCTATCACGATGTCGATACGGGGCTACCGAACCGATTAAAATTTACGAACATCGTAAAACAAGCCATTAACGAAGCGAAAGAAACAGGAGGGACACTTGCGGTATTATTTATTGATATGGATCGGTTTAAAATCGTAAATGATACGATCGGTCATTACGGCGGGGATGACATATTAAAACAAATGGCGGAGCGAATAAAAAAAATATTGCCAGACGGTGCGCATTTCGGTCGTTTCGGGGGGGATAAGTTTAGCCTGCTGCTGACGAAGCGAACAGATGCTCAGACAGTTATTGAGTGGACGAAAAAATTGCTTCAACATATCGCGCTTCCGATTGTGTATGAAGAAAAAGAGTTTTTTTTAACGGCAAGCGTCGGTGTCAGTTTTTATCCTGCGGACGGTGTTGATGCCCAGTCGCTCTTAAAAAATGCAGATACGGCGGTGAATCGCGCGAAACAAAAAGGCGGCAACAGCGTGATGCTGTACGCAACAAAGATGAACGAACAAGTGATGTATCGCGTTGAGCTTGAACGTTATTTACGAAAAGCGCTCGAAAAAAATGAATGTTTTCTCGTTTATCAACCGTTGCTTGATTTAGTGACGGGAAAAATTGTTGGAAGTGAAGCGTTGCTGCGTTGGAAGCATCCGAAAATCGGTTTCGTTTCCCCGCTCGAATTTATTCCGCTTGCCGAAGAAATTGGTTTCATTCATGATCTCGGTCGTTGGGTATTAACAGAAGCGTGCATGCAAACGAAAAAATGGCACGATCTTGGTTTCCATTCATTAATGGTTTCGGTCAACGTTTCTGCATCGCAATTTCAACATCCAACGTTTTTTGAAGATGTGCAACGAGCACTTAAACAGTCGCAACTTCCTGCGCATTGTTTACATTTGGAATTAACGGAAAGCTCGATGCTGCGCAATATGTATTACAGCATTCAAGTGATGAAACAGCTGCAACAACTAGGTGTACACGTATCAATTGACGATTTCGGAACAGGGTATTCCTCGCTCAGTTATTTGAAAGATTTGCCCATTAACACGTTAAAAATTGACCGTTCGTTCATTTACCAACTTCATAAAGATCGCTCCGACATTGCGATCGTCAAATCGATTATTACGATGGGACATGGGTTGCGTTTAAAAGTTGTCGCCGAAGGGGTAGAAACGGCTGAGCAAATGAAATTGTTGAAGCGATTAAAATGTCATTATGCGCAAGGGTATGCCATTTTTAAGCCGCTTTCTGCGGAACAATTTGAACAACAAGTGTTACAAGGAAACGCGGTCATTCAATAA
- a CDS encoding asparagine synthase (glutamine-hydrolyzing), with the protein MCGITGWVHFERHLHEEKETVLKMANTLSFRGPDDTNVWLDHHVAFGHKRLIVVDPTGGVQPMTRIKNGHAYTICYNGELYNTEDIRKQLLKEGYTFQGHSDTEVLLTAYMEWRERCVDHLNGIFAFAVWDSERKQLFLARDRLGVKPLFYRYEQGEFLFASEIKAILAHPNVRAEIDRESLCEILALGPSRTPGHGVFRTIYELRPAHAMIVNKEGIRQWRYWNVKSAPHVHSFDETVEHIRTLLIDAVTRQLVSDVPVCTFLSGGVDSSAITAIAAQAFEREGKGPLHTYSIDYEENEQYFTANAFQPNSDGPWIKQMSDAFQTVHHTCVISQQQLADELKEAVIARDLPGMADIDSSLLWFCRQIKQQFVVSLSGECADEIFGGYPWFHRKEDLERDGFPWMRSLDERFELLNETWREKLPLHEYADMRYKETLREVPHADGESLEETRRRELFYLNMIWFMTTLLDRKDRMSMAASLEVRVPFADHRLVEYVWNVPWEMKMHNNREKGILRKALEGILPDDVLYRKKSPYPKTHHPGYTDIVAKRLERILTDRSSVLYELFDKKKLQQLIETKGHSFRIPWFGQLMSGPQLLAYLIQFHEWFEHYNIHLKDS; encoded by the coding sequence GTGTGCGGAATTACCGGATGGGTTCATTTTGAGCGTCATTTACACGAGGAGAAAGAAACGGTGCTTAAGATGGCCAATACGCTCTCTTTTCGAGGGCCGGATGATACGAATGTGTGGCTTGATCACCATGTTGCATTCGGGCATAAGCGTCTTATTGTTGTTGATCCGACAGGCGGCGTGCAACCGATGACGCGAATAAAAAACGGCCACGCCTATACGATTTGTTATAATGGTGAGCTATACAACACGGAAGATATTCGTAAGCAATTATTGAAAGAAGGATATACATTCCAAGGGCATTCGGATACAGAAGTATTGCTTACGGCATACATGGAATGGCGCGAGCGATGTGTCGATCATCTCAACGGCATTTTTGCGTTTGCGGTGTGGGATAGTGAACGAAAGCAGTTGTTTTTAGCGCGCGATCGTTTAGGAGTCAAACCGCTTTTTTATCGCTATGAGCAAGGAGAGTTTTTATTTGCTTCGGAAATTAAAGCGATTTTAGCGCATCCAAACGTTCGAGCAGAAATTGATCGTGAAAGTTTATGCGAAATTTTAGCGCTCGGTCCGTCGCGCACACCAGGGCATGGCGTATTTCGGACGATTTATGAACTGCGCCCAGCGCATGCGATGATCGTGAATAAAGAGGGGATACGGCAATGGAGATATTGGAACGTCAAAAGCGCCCCGCACGTTCATTCGTTTGACGAAACGGTCGAGCATATTCGCACGTTGCTTATTGATGCCGTTACGCGCCAACTCGTTTCAGACGTCCCTGTGTGTACGTTTTTATCAGGCGGGGTCGATTCAAGCGCCATTACGGCGATTGCGGCGCAGGCGTTTGAACGCGAAGGAAAAGGACCGCTTCATACGTATTCCATTGATTACGAAGAAAATGAACAATATTTTACAGCGAACGCCTTTCAGCCGAATAGCGATGGTCCTTGGATTAAACAAATGTCTGATGCGTTTCAAACCGTTCATCATACGTGTGTCATTTCGCAACAACAATTAGCTGATGAATTGAAAGAAGCAGTCATTGCGCGCGATTTGCCGGGCATGGCGGATATTGATTCGTCGTTACTTTGGTTTTGTCGCCAAATCAAGCAACAATTTGTCGTTAGTTTATCGGGTGAATGTGCGGACGAAATTTTCGGAGGCTACCCGTGGTTTCATAGAAAAGAAGACTTGGAACGGGACGGATTTCCATGGATGCGATCGTTAGACGAACGATTCGAGCTTTTGAATGAAACGTGGCGTGAAAAACTGCCGCTTCATGAGTATGCCGATATGCGTTATAAAGAAACGCTTCGTGAAGTCCCTCACGCAGACGGAGAAAGCTTGGAAGAAACGCGTCGCCGTGAGTTGTTTTATTTAAATATGATTTGGTTTATGACGACGCTATTAGATCGGAAAGACAGAATGAGCATGGCTGCAAGTTTAGAAGTGCGCGTGCCTTTTGCTGATCATCGTCTCGTTGAGTACGTATGGAACGTTCCGTGGGAGATGAAAATGCATAACAATCGAGAAAAAGGTATTTTGCGCAAGGCGCTTGAAGGGATTTTACCAGACGACGTCTTGTATCGGAAAAAAAGTCCGTATCCGAAAACGCATCATCCGGGTTATACCGATATCGTTGCTAAGCGGCTGGAGCGGATTTTAACTGATCGCTCGTCCGTTCTATATGAATTATTTGATAAGAAAAAATTACAACAGCTGATCGAAACAAAAGGTCATTCGTTCCGCATTCCATGGTTCGGGCAATTAATGTCGGGTCCACAGCTGCTCGCATACCTCATCCAATTTCACGAATGGTTTGAGCATTACAATATTCATTTAAAAGACAGCTAA
- a CDS encoding sporulation protein Spo0E encodes MCLSLIEKKRRQLIELAQMYGFSAKETIQCSQELDELLNKHLKEAVLFHKEKEDKPCTT; translated from the coding sequence ATGTGCCTTTCCCTCATCGAAAAGAAAAGACGACAATTAATTGAATTGGCGCAAATGTACGGTTTTTCGGCGAAAGAAACGATCCAATGCAGTCAAGAGCTCGATGAATTGTTAAATAAGCATTTGAAAGAAGCCGTGCTTTTCCATAAAGAAAAAGAAGACAAGCCGTGTACGACATGA